aaacactaaagtttcttaaactgttaaaattgtctgtgtataacagaacttatttggcaggtgaaacgcagaagacaaaccatccagaatttttttgttgttgaggtgacagtgttttcaatgggttttctatGTGTATCTAGATTTAAGGCACTtacttgcagttcctatcgcttccactggatgtcaccagtctttagaaattggtttgTTTTTCTTTAAAGAAATGAAGTAGTACGgcagttcagaacgagggtccagccgGGTGCTTTAATGTTTTGATGTGCGCTCCAGGTCacgcgcttcacgttgtttttatccggtattgaacaccgtttatcccgtcttaaattttatcaattatttacgttaaatacctaaagttgtattaggaaagttgtttcaaatgtttggacagcgtTTACAGGTAACTTTTGAGATATTTTATAGTCATGCTGGGTGATTTGGAACCAGTgttttttctgaatcaaacgtgccaaataaatggacattttggagatataacgacggaattaatcgaacagaaggaccatttgtgatgtttatgggacatattggagtgccaacagaagttcttcaaaggtaaggcatgaattaaatcgttatttctgacttttgtgttgcgcctggcgggttgaaatctgattttcatgtgttggtatgctgggcgctgcCCTAAAATAATCGcgtggtttgcttttgccgtaaagcctttttgaaatctgacacggtggctagattaacgagaagttagtttaatttggtgtgttgcacttgtgaatgtatgaaagttaaatataaaaaaataaagaatttggcgctctgctatttcaccggATGCTGTCAAATCTATCCTGTTAACGTGATttgagcccaaagaagttaactaggcaagtcaattaagaacaacattcttacttacaatgacggcctaccaaaagacctcctgcggagacggggcctgggataaaaaatataggacaaaacgcacatcacgacaagagacaacactacataaagagacttAAGACAACGCAGCaacacatggtacaaacattattgggaacGGGTGTTTGTATGTGGAGGacgagggctgcagtagatatctcagataggggggagtgaggcataaggttttataaataagcattctTGTGactggtatacagagatgaccagtatagagtgcagtgatgtgtcctataaggagcattggtggcaaatctgatggtagaatggtaaagaacatctagctgctcaaaagcacccttacctgccgctctataaattacatctccgtattctagcatgggtaggatggtcgtctgggttagtttggcagctggggtgaaagaggtgGCGACTATGATAGAGGAAACAAAGTCTAGATGTAACTTTAGGCTGCAGCTTTGGAATGAAATGCCTTAGTTTAAAACACTCATGTTCTCATTCTTCTGTCTCCAGGTTTGCCTAGTTCCAGACTGTGGCAAGTGTTCAGCCTGCAAGGACATGATCAAGTTCGGGGGTAGTGGTCGCAGCAAGCAGGCTTGCCAGAAGAGGAGGTAAGTTAGCTGATCTTTAGTGCCTCTCTCCCCCTTAGCTGCCTAGATAAATGGTTCCTGCCATGGCTGTAACTGAACACTCATACCATTTTGTTCCATAACATTTCCTTCCCATGAGCTCATTCTGGAAAAACGCTAAACAGTTCTGAGACTCTGTTAAAATTAACTCCAGACTCTCTTAAATTAAAAAAACTGCCACTAAGTGTGAACTGGGGATGGGGCTATGCTAGCCAGCTGATTAACATCTTCAGAGCCCTTTATTTCAAATTGGGTGCTTATGTTGTAGGTATGGTGGCTTGAACTCATTGGCTAATGTGATCTGCTCCCTTATCAATGTAATTTCCCCACCAGATGCCCCAACCTGGCAGTAAAGGAGGCTGAGGATGATGAGAACATAGAGGAGGAAGAGTTGTTGCCTGTAAAGGCCCCTTCAAAGAAGGTGTCCAAGGCCAAGACTAAGAAGCAGAGCAATGGCAAGCTGACTTGGGTTGGAGACTCTATCAAAGTATGTACGTGTTAGTGTTGTAGGAAGTTCTTAACCTCAAACTGATTTAAAATAGCCCTTAGTACACCAGACTTGTAATatcaaaaatgtatgtaatttcaCTGACTTGCTGCAATGCAAACAGCTCTTGGGATAATggttctctcttctccctcctgtgTTCAGACTGAGGGGAAGAAGCAGTACTACATGAAGGTGTGTATAGAcaatgaggtgctggaggtgggAGACTGTGTTTCTGTCAGCTCTGATGACCCATCAATCCTGCTCTACCTGGCCAGGTAGGTCCTATAACAGTTTAAGAATCTTGACTTAGCTTTTTCTATTGGTTTCTGTCTGGGTCAGGGGTTGACCGTCTTGTCTTGGGTCTCCAGGATCACATCCCTGTGGGAGGATAACAATGGGAAGTGGTTCCATGCCCACTGGTTCTGCCGCGGTACAGATACTGTACTGGGGGAGTCCTCTGACCCTCTCGAGCTGTTCCTGGTTGAGGACTGTGAAGACATGCAGCTGAGCTACGTAGAGGGCAAGGTCAACGTCATGTACAAGGCCCCTTCAGACAACTGGTTCATGGAGGTAAGAATTCATTGGCTTTATCGCTCTTTAAGCGGAGtcgctagcctggtcccagatctgtgcgCGCTGTCTTTCCAACTCCTACAGTCATTGTCATGCTAATTGTCTATACAGCTACTACTCAATGCACCTCATCACTGATGTATTTTGTACCACTGTGTTTTCAGGGTGGCATGGTAGAGGACATCAAGGTGATTGACGATGACAATGGGAAGAATTTCTTCTACCAGCTGTGGTATGAAGGAGACTGTGCCCGCTTTGAGACCCCGCCCACCTTCACACCCCAAGAGGACTGCAAGTACAAGTGAGTCATAATTGACATTTGACAGCCCTATCAGTGCTATAAGTACTTACATTTGGAGCTTTGAAAATCTAGTACTGGAATACCTTGTAAAGCTGACATTTCCTCAGTGTGGTTCTTGAAGTCATCTTGAAATTTGTTGTAGCCAAGGTTTTTTAATCTCTTCTGCTCCAATGATTTCATTTCTGATCAGTTTGTGATGTAGACTTTCATTTCTTTCCTATAGTTTCAATTGACTGGTGTTGCGGTAAAACCATGTACGGTTAATATGACGTCAAATGTTGTCTTGAACTTGGCTTGCCATACAAAGGgacattttgggtgttttttttgttttgtttgagaAACATGATACAATACCCTACATCTCAAATGGCAAAATGTTGAATTCCAATGCATAGTGCCTTTGGAAAGGCTTGTCAAGTGGTAATGCTGTTTTTCTTCTATACTGAAATTCAATGCAAATTGAGGTCTTCAAATTACAATTCAGTGCTTGAAAGTCATTGAATTTTACTTAGCAATGTCTATGAACCTTAAGTGTTTGACATTTTGATAGGAGGATTAATAAATTGGTCTTGGGTTACCGTGTCCCCTGTATTTCAGCTTCTGTGCCAGCTGTAGTAGGGCTGAGGAGAGGGAAGAGCAGGAGACTCCTCGGGTGTTTGAACCCATTAAGGACGAGGACCACGACTCCAAGGCCTTATATGCTCTGGCCTGCCTGAAGGGAGAGCAGTTCAGGGTGGGAGACAGTTGCTACCTGCCCCCCGACGCATACAACTTCAGGTGAGTGGAACATCCAGGAATACTGATGCTTAtacatggcattgttgaatacttgtttctgattggtaAGCTAGGTTTGGTttgctaaactagcaagtctgttttgGTCACCACTACATTAGTTGCCTTGATCTCATAAACTTGCTATCTACTTCAATGGATGTTGAAAacatttctagtggcaaatgtgttcaattatagccTTGGTATAAAAGGCATAATCAACTCTGGACTCTTTgcattctctggaaaataatgcaactccatGGCATTTTAGTTTGGCTCCGCTAGCACATCGTGGAACACATTCCACATTCATGATTTTCATAGGATGCAAAGCCCCTCGTTGATTCTCTTGcatcagtggtattcaaagtcggtGTCGTGGGGTAATTGCGGTGGGGTCGCGGCAACACAAATTAAGAGTACAGGTTATTGTATGGGACAGTAGACAAATGTTTTTGGGAAAGATCTGTTAAGGGATAAATCTAATGAATTGAAGCTCATTTGATGTGAATCTAATTGTATTGATTTGGAGGGGTGGGTCCCAAGAGATTCTGGTGCAAAAATGGGGTCCCTGCTGACAGTTTCAATACCACTGCCTTACATAGGCATGGTCTCCATTGGGGACAACTAGGCAAATCCTAGTGTTAGCAAATTCAACATcagctttttaaaatatttttttatctccCCTTACATTAACATTATTTTCTTGTGTGCTCAGTCTGAAGGCAGCCAGTCCAGTGAAGCGTCCTCATAGGAAGGAGGACGTGGATGAGGAGTTGTACCCAGAGTACTACAGGAAGCATTCAGACTACATCAAGGGCTCCAACCTGGATGCCCCTGAGCCCTTTAGAGTGGGACGTATCAAGGAGATCTTCTGCCACAGACGCAGCAACGGGAAGGCTGACATGTCTGAAGTCAAACTGCGCTTGTACAAGTTCTACAGGTGAGCACTCAAGTCAAATGCCATGGTAGAACTGCAAAGAAGGACCCCTTGGATCCATGCCAAATTTAGTAACTTTTGTACAATGAGATTTTCAGCCTAAAATGCATCTCTTCACTGTAAGGGAGGTGAACTGGTGCCAATATGTGCATGTCTGTACTCTTAATGTTCACTCTCTGTCAGGCCTGAGAACACTCACAAGGGGGCGAAGGCAGGTTACCACAAAGACATCAACCAGCTGTACTGGAGTGACGAGGAAGTGACAGTCAACATGTCAGAGGTGCTGGGCCGGTGTCGTGTGGAGTATGGAGAGGACCTGAATGAGACCGTTCAGGACTTCTTCTCAGGTGGACCTGACCGATTCTACTTCCTTGAGGTAAGGCTGGACTAGATGAGAAGCAATTGAGCAACTTTAATTTCCCATATTAATCTTGCATGCTAAGTAGCTGAGATGCTCATTTGAGGAAGTTTGCTCAAGATGATAATAACGGTCTCCTAACCCAAAGGCTTATAATGCCAAGTCCAAGAGCTTTGAGGATCCACCCAACCATGCCCGCTCTGCTGTGAACAAGGGCAAGGGGAAAGGGAAGGGCAAAGGTAACTACTCTCCGCTGTAGTACTTATTGGCAGTCACATAGTTCTCCTTTTGAAATGTCCTCATGCCTATTTGAGGTTTAGGCTTGTCATGAGGCTTCTCTGAATACTGTTGTAACTGTGGCTCCAAACCACCTGCCCTCCAGGGAAAGGCAAAGGGAAGTCGTCTTCTGCTCAGGAGCCTCCAGACCAGGAGCCTCAGGACCCCAAGGTGCCCAAGCTGCGTACCCTGGACGTGTTCTCTGGCTGCGGTGGGCTCTCTGAAGGCTTCCACCAAGCTGGTTAGTAGTTTCTTCACTTCAATAGCTTGGGAAATGTCTAAGTTGTGGGTGACCACGAGGGAACTTTTTTGAATATACAGGTAGAATTTCTTACAAGAGTAAAGTTAAGTGTTTGTCAGGCCACATGGTGAATGCAATTTGTTGTTGCTCCTACCTGTCAGGTATCGCTGAGACTCTGTGGGCCATCGAGATGTGGGACCCAGCAGCTCAGGCCTTCAGACTGAACAACCCGGGCACCACAGTGTTTACAGAGGACTGCAATGTGCTGCTAAAGCTGGTGATGTCTGGAGAGAAGACAAATTCCCTGGGCCAGCGGCTGCCCCAGAAGGGAGACGTGGAGATGCTGTGTGGAGGCCCTCCCTGTCAAGGCTTCAGCGGCATGAACCGCTTCAACTCCAGAACCTACTCCAAGTTCAAAAACTCTCTGGTGGTGTCTTATCTCAGGTAGGGTTAAACAGATTTTCCCATTTCCATATATTGCTCTGTGCAAGTACAGAAGCTCCAGTCTAAGTGGTTGCTGTGTAGTTATATACTTTCCCCTAACGTGTATTCTCTTATAGTTACTGCGACTACTACAGACCCAAGTTCTTCCTGCTTGAGAACGTGAGGAACTTTGTCTCCTTCAAAAGCTCCATGGTCCTGAAACTGACTCTGCGCTGTCTTGTCCGCATGGGCTATCAGTGCACATTCGGAGTACTTCAGGTGAGTTAACTTAAGCTGGTATGTTTCTTTCTGATTGACCAATCCAATAGTCGGCAATGTTAGTTTTAGTTATGGTGCTACATGTTGTGAAAGTCATTCATGGGATATGCTTAAGCCTGACCTCTGCTGTCCACTCCTCCCAGGCTGGGCAGTACGGCGTGGCTCAGACGCGGCGTAGGGCCATCATCCTGGCGGCCGCGCCTGGGGAGAAGCTTCCTCGCTACCCAGAGCCCCTGCATGTGTTCGCTCCCCGGGCATGTTCTCTCAACGTGGTGGTGGACGACAAGAAATATTTCAGCAACGTCACACGGTAACCAGCCACCAGTCAATGTAAAAGCGTGTGGTTGTATAGCTTGTGATGTGACTGAGGGTTGTCTAGTTTCTGATTGTTCCTTCTGGTTTCAGAGGTAATGGCGGCGTGTACAGGACCATCACAGTCAGGGACACCATGTCTGACCTGCCAGAGATCCGCAACGGAGCGTCTGCTCTGGAGATCTCCTACAACGGAGAGCCCCAGTCCTGGTTCCAGAGGCAGATCAGAGGCACACAGTACCAGCCCATCCTCAAAGACCACATCTGCAAGGTACAGCTGCTGCCTCATAGTTGCAATCACCTGGTGGCTCAGCAGTAACTTGTTAGAACAGCCAAAGGTGTGGCTCGGTCTTTGGAGTCTCTTGGATAATTTAGTCAGctattagacttcagtgcagcttagTGAAAAACTGTTTTGGTTTTTCCAGAAGCAGAGAGCACCACACTTGGAGAACAGATTTGTCGTACCTCTAATGCTTGCGACGTTGGTTAAGTTTGTGGCGATTGTACATGGGTGTATCAAAACGGGAATGGATCATCTCTGAAGTAGAACTAGGGAGTAAAAATCATTGCTTCTCAATGGAATTATGCAATGCCCCATAGATGCAATGAGAACTGTCAAGGATGGGTGGATGATGGCTTTCCCTGAAACAAACTAAGTCCCTCTTTGGTTCCCAGGACTTGAGTGCCCTTGTAGCGGCCCGTATGAGGCACATCCCCCTGGCGCCTGGCTCTGACTGGAGGGACCTGCCCAACATGGAGGTCCGGCTGAGAGACGGGACCTCATCCAAGAAGCTCCGCTACACCCACCCAGACAAGAAGAATGGCCGCAGCAGCTCTGGAGCACTGAGGGGCGTTTGTACTTGTTCAGGAGGTACTCACTTTTATGGATATTTAGGCCATACAAATGTTATGAAATGCTTAATGGGTTTCTTTTTAAATACAATAGCAACCTTCAACCCCTAGCAACCTAATCAGTGGGTGCTTGGAGTGTTCATGACTATGACAAATAGTCTTTAACCTGTTCATTTTTATAGCACTTTTTCAGGTCAGATGGCTAATATCATTTGGATAGCAAATCCAAGGGGTTGTTGTAATGCTGTCTGTAGACATGTTCTGATTGCCATCCTGTCCTCTAGGGGTGCCCTGTGACCCTGCTGACAGGCAGTTCAACACACTGATCCCCTGGTGTTTGCCCCACACGGGGAACCGCCACAACCATTGGGCCGGCCTCTACGGCAGGCTGGAGTGGGACGGCTTCTTCAGCACCACCGTTACCAACCCTGAGCCCATGGGCAAGCAGGTAAAATCTAATACTGTACCAGTTCTAGCGGAATTAATGAATGGCTAGGACCATTTCACCTCAGGacacagccatgtaataacaTGTACAGTGGTTGTAAATACTAGTCTACAGAAGTGTATTGGGGTCCCTTTCCTGCAGAGCTGTAATGTTGGATGCTTTGGGTACTAAATGTCCTGTCATGTTTCAGGGTCGTGTCCTGCATCCAGAGCAGCACCGAGTGGTCAGTGTGAGGGAGTGTGCGCGCTCTCAGGGCTTCCCTGATACCTACCGCTTCTTCGGAAATGTTCTGGACAAACACAGACAGGTACTGGACTTGGTCTCTGTTCTCCATCAGGAATTCAACCCCCTCCCAGAAAATGCCTTTGAGTGacagtttcccccccccccccccaggttggCAACGCTGTTCCTCCACCACTCTCCAGAGCCATTGGACTAGAGATCAAGAAGTGTGTCCTAGAGCGGATCAAGGAGAATGACGATACAAAAGAGAATGAGAAAGGTAAGGCCTGCTCAAAGTGcatcctgttggaaggtgcatTCTGTAGTAGTTATCGCTGCTCATTTGGGCATTTTGATAAATTACTGAGTGGTTTTAATGTGGATGGGAAGCATGTCATCAGTATCCATATTATGAATGTCATTTTCCTCCCTCAGAGAACGGGAAGCAGGAAGAGAACCTCAAGCAGGAGAAGATGGTGTCGGACTAGTGCCCGGCCCTATTCCAATCCCCTTTCCACTGAGAATCATTAAATTCCCCGGAAATCCTGAAGCCCACCAAGCCACAGGAGATGCTCATTTTTTAAATGAGCTGGCCAGTCTGCAGTACCATTCCATGTTTATGATTTTCTAAATGTGATTTTAACTATTTGCAAATATCTGCTTGGAACGTGACTCGTATGTAGTTTTTATATGTTGTATTAAATGGCAGTTCCTTCTCCTTGTAACATTTTAATGGAATCTTCTTGGCCTTCAGTACATCAGATTTTTAAAACGGCAGCAAAAATCAGTAACGCTTGGTTGAATACCAAGATTTAACATTCTAGTCAATGATGTACGCCCCAACGctcatatttacaatgttatgaAGGCAGCAATTACCTCTAGCCTGATCTGCCATGACCCTCAGCTCCCACCCCCCAAATTGAAGTCATGAGTAATTCACCTACAAACAAGTGATACGTAGTCAGGGAATGAAGTCTTTATTCAGAGCCACATTTCACTACATGAATGAAATCTGGCATTCCTCCTGAGATATCGCCATCTCAGTTGTTTGATGGTCTGGGAGGGGAGAAAAGATGGTTGAATAAAATCAGTAAATGGTCTAGATTCTAAACAGCCACTGATTAGGCTTTCAATGCATATGGAAtctattatacactgctcaaaagggaacacaaacacaatgtaactccaagtcaatcatacttctgtgaaatcaaactgtccacttaggaagcaacactgacagatttcacatgctgttgtagacaacaggtgtaaattataggcaaatagcaagacacccccaataaaggagtggttctgcaggtggagaccacagaccacttctcagttcctatgcttcctggctgatgttttggtcacttttgaaagctggcggtgctttcactctagcatgagacggagtttacaacccacacaagtggctcaggtagtgcagctcatccaggatggcacatcaatgcgagctgtggcaataaggtttgctgtgtctgtcagcgtagtgtccagagcatggaggcgctaccaggagacgtggaggaggacgtaggagggcaacaacccagcagcaggaccgctacctccgtgcaaggaggagcactgccaaagccctgcaaaatgacctccagcaggccacaaatgtgcatgtgtctgctcaaacggtcagaaacagactccatgagggtggtacgagggcccgacgtccacaggtgggggttgtgcttacagcccaacaccgtgcatgacgtttggcatttgccagacaacaccaagattggcaaattcgccactggcgccctgtgctcttcacagatgaaagcaggttcacactgagcacgtgacagacgtgacagagtctggaaacgccgtggagaacgttctgctgcctgcaacatcctccagcatgaccggtttggcggtgggtcagtcatggtgtggggtggcatttctttggggggccctcacagccctccatgtgctcaccagaggtagcctgactgccattaggtaccgagatgagatcctcagaccccttgtgagaccatatgctggtgcggttggccctgggttcctcctaatgcaagacaatactagacctcatgtggctggagtgtgtcagcagttcctacaagaggaaggcattgatgctatggactggcctgcccgttccccagacctgaatccaattgagcacatctgggacatcatgtctcgctccatccaccaacgccacgttgcaccacagactgtccaggagttggcggatgccacctcatcaggagcatgcccaggcgttgtagggaggtcatacaggcacgtggaggccacacacactactgggcctcattttgacttgttttaaggacattacatcaaagttggatcagcctgtagtgtggttttccactttaattttgagtgtgattccaaatccagacctccatgggttgatacattggatttccattgattatttttgtgtgattttgttgtcagcacattcaactatgtaaagaaaaaagtatttaataagattatttctttcattcagatctaggatgtgttgtttaagtgttccctttatttttttgagcagtgtagttcctGATGAGTGCTCCATCTGACATGAATCGCTCATCACAAGTCAAATACTCACTTGGCCCATTCCACATTGAGGATAAGATGATCGTATCCAAATCCTGACACTCCTGCGATGGCTCTGGCTGCATCCTCCCTGCGGTGGAAACTGATGAAGGCAAAGCCCTGAAGGACAACCAAAGAGGCCATTAGAAGACAAACAATTTCAGAATAAACAAACCAACCAGTTGAACTTCTGAAAGACCTGTAAATGCTCCAGCAATTTAATTACTCATTTTTTACCCTGCACAAGCAAGTTAATGGTTATGTATACACTACTTCTAAACTAGTAACCATTTGAACTTCTGCTGCTCTCACCTTGGATTGGCCTGTGTTTTTGTCCTTGGCCAGGTAGATCCTAGAAATTGAGCCGAATGGCCTGAAGAGCTCCTGCAGATCCGTCTCACGGGTGTCCTCAGACAGGTTGGTCACACGGATGGTGGCGTTGTCATCAGCTGTGGAAGGATAGACACAGTTTAGCTCTGGGTTTGTGTTATCCCACCCCCAGCCATTTAGGCATCTTACCAAAATGACTGGCTTTGTTGGAATTCCCCAAATGAAATCAAGAGGAGAAATGTTTTAAATCTCTCTGCTTAAACTCTGATTGGACTGTTCCATGCTGAACCAGGACCATGAGTGTTGTCCAGACACTTCTCAAACGAGACTACGGTGTTACGGTCTGATGACTTCATAGACTAGTATGCTCCTTGTTCTAGAAAACAGAGTGGAAGAGTTGAATCATACGTACATGCACCACGGCGATTGGGTTGCATGGACTCTCCTCTACGTGTGCTGCCGTCCCTCAGGCTGGGGGGCACATACTTTCCTGTTTTGCTCCCTGCAGCTGGTGCGGCAGGCTCAGGCTCGTCTgaaacaaagtttaaaaaaatatccatCAGTGGTGTCAATTTAACAAAATCATAACCACAATCATGACTGTACATTTACAGCACAATATAACTTCTAAGCTATGGGCAATTATGACAATACCTCCTGCAGTCTTCGTCGGGTCTCCAGTGGACAGGCCCAGCTGCTCGGCCAGCTCCTTCTGCATGGGGCCCAGAGTGTCCTTGTAGGGGCAGCGGGTGGTCCAATGGTCTCCTTTACAGATTCGACAGGACACTATCTTCTGTCCCTTCAGCTTGTTCATGGGGTCCTCTTCCACATCTTGGGCATTCAGGTCCTGAGAGAAGGATTCAGGTAATTACATATCATCACTGATTTATACCAGAACTAAAAGGTGACAATGAACTAGGATCATATAAAAACAAATTAACTGGTGGATTGTTTCGACTGAAGAGGAGATCTCTGATGGCTCAAAGAGAACAATACTAGATCAGCTTCTCTCAGTGGCTCCTCACCTCTTTGCTAGAGATGAACACCATAAAGACATCATCACTGACTGTGGTATCAGCAACATTGGGACCTGGTGGGTCATACTCTGAGTTGCCAAACTTCTTCCAGTTCTGATTGGCAGGGAGAGAAAAGCAATGTTAAGTCAAATCAAAATACCTTACATTTTTTAACCCcttacactcgtgggaattggcctatatggatagggctaaatgaaGATGTGAATACGGATATGCATGAGCATGGCAGCAACAAAGATCATCCCCATAATCTCCAAAGTGTTATCAGACTAAAGGTGACAACATGTTCACCTGACACacgactgaatccaaacattacactgttgattttatgtgcattttaaatGTACTGTTCTTTTTGacgcatttgttgataacgaaatctgaaaatattcTGGATAGATTCAGTAACAAAGAATGTGTGTGGATAatttggggtaggtgcaacaaagaacaaaaaaaatgcagAGGGTTTGAGTGAGGTCTAACTGGTGTTTTCAAGTGGCCACACCTCCAAAGTGTGAACAGTTCCTAAGCAATtttaatgcacttttatgactcaaagaagattcttcaactataaggtgcttttttgagctctcctagctgtgccgttgaggaactagaggaaGCACACTTGTAGTTACTTTGTTTGGAACACCGCCCTGCATCCCTGCCTTTACCCAATTACTGTTGGTGTTTATGCAATAcaaaaacggtccattataaatcacaatctgggtcaggtgggcatcatttgaaagcttgttctattgccaacatgactagctaaattataaaatatgatcttaATGTTaagctttcacaaggcaattcagagaagccAATCGTAATTTGTGTCTTGAGTGCATTCAGATGCGTATTCAGCGACAAATCATCACAATACCCAACAAACAAACTCAGgtaaagctgttaagaagcctttttgacctagacttggcgctccggtaccacttgccgtgcggtagcagagagaacagtctatgatatGGGTGGTTGGAGTCCTTGGCAATTTTATGGgcgtatcagaggaaggccctaaaattgtcaaagactccagccaccctagtcatagactgttctctctgctaccgcacggcaagcggtaccggagcgccaagtctagatcaaaaatgcttctac
This genomic stretch from Salmo trutta chromosome 32, fSalTru1.1, whole genome shotgun sequence harbors:
- the LOC115171244 gene encoding DNA (cytosine-5)-methyltransferase 1 isoform X2, whose translation is MPANTSLSLPVDVRKRLAVLEKDEDGISDEDLVKEKVKLVQDFLHADAQGQLSSLKAKMKSSEISMDGYLSKVKSLLGRELCVENGSHGDVVEQNCKNGKTNGSAANGDSHKEEDEDEDGIMDTKEADAMKSPAPKGKGGRKSKSDSEPKKSPGSRVTRNSVSRKQPTILSMFSKVQKRKSDEVNGEVTNGKVEEKGEVERDTEEETQEEKRFKVEPDNKPVAEDATSEKMKPVAAAKTPPPKCPDCRQYLDDSDLKLFQGDPDNALDEPEMLTDERLSLFDSNEDGFENYEELPQHKITNFCVYDKRGHLCPFDSGLIEKNVELYFSCAVKPIYDDNPCMDGGVPAKKLGPINAWWITGFDGGEKALIGFTTAFADYILMDPREEYASIFAVMQEKIYMSKMVVEFLQKNPDVSYEDLLNKIETTVPPAGLNFNRFTEDTLLRHAQFVVEQVESYDEAGDSDEQPIIVTPCMRDLIKLAGVTLGKRRAARRQAIRHPTKIEKDSKGGPTRATTTKLVYKIFDTFFSDQIDQNEKDGGIKRQRCGVCEVCLVPDCGKCSACKDMIKFGGSGRSKQACQKRRCPNLAVKEAEDDENIEEEELLPVKAPSKKVSKAKTKKQSNGKLTWVGDSIKTEGKKQYYMKVCIDNEVLEVGDCVSVSSDDPSILLYLARITSLWEDNNGKWFHAHWFCRGTDTVLGESSDPLELFLVEDCEDMQLSYVEGKVNVMYKAPSDNWFMEGGMVEDIKVIDDDNGKNFFYQLWYEGDCARFETPPTFTPQEDCKYNFCASCSRAEEREEQETPRVFEPIKDEDHDSKALYALACLKGEQFRVGDSCYLPPDAYNFSLKAASPVKRPHRKEDVDEELYPEYYRKHSDYIKGSNLDAPEPFRVGRIKEIFCHRRSNGKADMSEVKLRLYKFYRPENTHKGAKAGYHKDINQLYWSDEEVTVNMSEVLGRCRVEYGEDLNETVQDFFSGGPDRFYFLEAYNAKSKSFEDPPNHARSAVNKGKGKGKGKGKGKGKSSSAQEPPDQEPQDPKVPKLRTLDVFSGCGGLSEGFHQAGIAETLWAIEMWDPAAQAFRLNNPGTTVFTEDCNVLLKLVMSGEKTNSLGQRLPQKGDVEMLCGGPPCQGFSGMNRFNSRTYSKFKNSLVVSYLSYCDYYRPKFFLLENVRNFVSFKSSMVLKLTLRCLVRMGYQCTFGVLQAGQYGVAQTRRRAIILAAAPGEKLPRYPEPLHVFAPRACSLNVVVDDKKYFSNVTRGNGGVYRTITVRDTMSDLPEIRNGASALEISYNGEPQSWFQRQIRGTQYQPILKDHICKDLSALVAARMRHIPLAPGSDWRDLPNMEVRLRDGTSSKKLRYTHPDKKNGRSSSGALRGVCTCSGGVPCDPADRQFNTLIPWCLPHTGNRHNHWAGLYGRLEWDGFFSTTVTNPEPMGKQGRVLHPEQHRVVSVRECARSQGFPDTYRFFGNVLDKHRQVGNAVPPPLSRAIGLEIKKCVLERIKENDDTKENEKENGKQEENLKQEKMVSD